Genomic segment of Methanolobus mangrovi:
GCATGGAACCTGACAAACTTGTTGTCAGGCTCTATTAGCAGGAAGATTATCCCTGTGATCCAGAAACCTGCATAGCTAAGTGCTGCTACGATGTTCTCGTCCAGGCCTATCTTTGTCTTATATGTCATATGATCACCTGATAGAAATTGTATTCTGCGGACATTTTTCAACACATATTCCACATGCTGTACATTTGTCCTGATCGATCTGTGCAAGGAAGTTAGTGACAGTTATAGCCTCTTCTGGGCAATTCTTTTCACATATCTTACAGCCGATGCAACCAACAGTACAGGACTCCTTAACAGCCTTTCCTTTATCATGTGACATACAGAGTACATGCACTTTTTCGGATTCCTTTGCAAACACCAGTATGTCATTTGGACATGAGGCAATACATAGGCCACAGCTTGTACACAGATTCTGGTTAACATGAGGTAGACGGTCCGCTCCTATGGAAAGTGCATCAAACGGACATGCACGTACACAGGTTCCCCTGCCCATGCATCCGTAGTTACAACCTTTTTCCCCGTCAGAGAGCAACATGACAGCCTTACAGTCCTCAAAGCCCACGTACTCAAAACGGTCAACACAATTGAGACCGCCGTTGCACCTGACGAAAGGATACTGTGATTCACCTTCGGCAACTTCCTGACCGAGTATGCCACCAATCTCCTTGGCGACTTCAAAGCCACCGACAGGACAACCATTGAGAGGTGCACCTTCATTTACCACACGTTCTGCAAAGTCAGCACAGCCCGCATAACCACAGGCACCACAGTTAGCCCCAGGGAGTACTTCCACTATTTCATCAACTAGCGGATTAGTATCTACCTTAAATTTCTTTGCTGCCACAACAAGCATGACACCAACAACCAGTCCAAGACCTCCGAGGATTGCCACTGCCTCTATAAGTAAAGTGCTAAATGATACGCTCATATTGGAATCACCCAGAAGTAATTAACAAAAGCCATAGAAAGCATCAGTGCGATGAAGAATGCCTGAGGAAGTCCGCGGATAGATGAAGGAACATTAACGAATGTTGAGCGTTCCCTGATAGCAGACATCATCAACATGACGATGGTATATCCAAGACCTGCTGAAGTACCGAAAACAACACTCTGTGCAAAGTTGTAGCCTGCATTCTCATTAAGTAATACAGCACCTAATACTGCACAGTTCGTTGTGATCAATGGCAAGTAAATACCAAGTGACCGGTAAAGAGAAGGTATGTTCTTCCTGACAACGAACTCTACCAGCTGTACAAGTGCTGCAATCACAACAATGAAGCTGATAAGGTCAAGGAATTGCATATTTGTAGGCACCAGAATATATGTATAGAGCAAATATGACACCGTAGATGCCATTGCCATAACGAAGACCACGGCTCCTGACATTCCTGCAGCACTCTTGACATCCTTGGTAACACCTACAAAAGAGCAGAGTCCAAGGAACTGGATAAGCAGGAAGTTCTTGATGAAAATACCATCCATAAAGATAGCGAATAATGCTTTTTCCACCATTTTAACCACCCTTTGCTCTCTTCTTTGCTCTCTGATAGTTTACGATTGCCATTAAAGATCCTATTGTCAGGAATGCTCCCGGAGGAAGGATCATTGTTGTAATGGATGGGTTGATAGGTAAAGTGATCAAAGTGTAATCGAACGTTACTATCTGTCCAGTACCAAGGAGTTCCCTTATACCACCGATGAGCATCAAAACCAACAGGAAACCTGTTGAGATACCGAGACCATCTATGAAAGAATAGAACACATTGTTCTTATTGGCATATGCCTCCGCACGGCCGATGATGATACAGTTTACCACAATCAGCGGAATAAACACACCTAACGCCGCATACATTGGAGGGAAATACGCCTGCATTATCATCTTGACTATTGACACAAAGGTCGCTATGATGATAATGAATATTGGAAGTCTTACAGCTGAGGGAATCTGTTTCCTCAGGGCTGAAACGAAAATGTTAGAACATATAAGCACAAATGCAGTGCCTGCAGACATACCGATCGCATTTTCGACTGATGTAGTCACTGCCAGCGTAGGGCAGAGGCCCAGAACAAGTCCGAAAATCGGGTTGTCTCTTGTAATACCACGAATATATTCACTTAATGGGTCCATTAATACCACTACTCCTCTGCCTCTTCTATTTCACTTATCTTGGAATTAAGAGCATCTACCACTGCCTTTGAGGATATTGTCGCACCTGTTATCGCATCAATTGATCCTCCAGAACTGCTAAGGCCCAATGAGGCGATTGGAAGATCAGCGAACTGGCTCTGGAAATTGGCTTCTACAATCTTTGCACCCAGACCAGGTGTTTCTTCATGACTCAACACACTCATCCCGCGGAGAGTTGAAAATGTGGAATCTACACCACCTGCTACAACGATCGGTCCCTGGGCACCTGCCTGTTGCTTAAAGAAAGCATATCCTATGATATTACCTGAAGCGTCCTTTGCACGATAGTAAAGGACTTCCCTGTTACCATCTTCATCAACAACGTCGCCTTCAATCGGTTCGAAGTTATTGTTAGCTTCCGGAATAAGCTCTCCCAGAATTGATGTTCGGGCATTTTCCTCATTTATCTTAAGCTGCGCACTTGTAGGAACATAGGTGATACCAAGCAAGAGAGCC
This window contains:
- the rnfG gene encoding Rnf electron transport complex subunit RnfG, coding for MSESNKDTIMIVGKIVIISVVAALLLGITYVPTSAQLKINEENARTSILGELIPEANNNFEPIEGDVVDEDGNREVLYYRAKDASGNIIGYAFFKQQAGAQGPIVVAGGVDSTFSTLRGMSVLSHEETPGLGAKIVEANFQSQFADLPIASLGLSSSGGSIDAITGATISSKAVVDALNSKISEIEEAEE
- the rnfA gene encoding Rnf electron transport complex subunit RnfA, whose product is MVEKALFAIFMDGIFIKNFLLIQFLGLCSFVGVTKDVKSAAGMSGAVVFVMAMASTVSYLLYTYILVPTNMQFLDLISFIVVIAALVQLVEFVVRKNIPSLYRSLGIYLPLITTNCAVLGAVLLNENAGYNFAQSVVFGTSAGLGYTIVMLMMSAIRERSTFVNVPSSIRGLPQAFFIALMLSMAFVNYFWVIPI
- the rnfE gene encoding Rnf electron transport complex subunit RnfE, which produces MDPLSEYIRGITRDNPIFGLVLGLCPTLAVTTSVENAIGMSAGTAFVLICSNIFVSALRKQIPSAVRLPIFIIIIATFVSIVKMIMQAYFPPMYAALGVFIPLIVVNCIIIGRAEAYANKNNVFYSFIDGLGISTGFLLVLMLIGGIRELLGTGQIVTFDYTLITLPINPSITTMILPPGAFLTIGSLMAIVNYQRAKKRAKGG
- the rnfB gene encoding Rnf electron transport complex subunit RnfB; amino-acid sequence: MSVSFSTLLIEAVAILGGLGLVVGVMLVVAAKKFKVDTNPLVDEIVEVLPGANCGACGYAGCADFAERVVNEGAPLNGCPVGGFEVAKEIGGILGQEVAEGESQYPFVRCNGGLNCVDRFEYVGFEDCKAVMLLSDGEKGCNYGCMGRGTCVRACPFDALSIGADRLPHVNQNLCTSCGLCIASCPNDILVFAKESEKVHVLCMSHDKGKAVKESCTVGCIGCKICEKNCPEEAITVTNFLAQIDQDKCTACGICVEKCPQNTISIR